The following are encoded together in the Bacillus sp. V2I10 genome:
- a CDS encoding AAA family ATPase → MKIIELNIYGYGQFNHINFTLHPHAFQVIYGKNEAGKSTIMSFIQSILFGFPAKIQNENRYEPKRVKTYGGALIVDTEQYGKVKIERLPGKAAGEVTLYFENGETGSGEILNKMLSHFDKSMYKSIFSFDIHGIQQVSKVSADELGKFLLSSGLLGTDALLQTESHLLKKQELLYKPNGKKPEINAALSRLKSIHSEMLKAKELIQPYEELMKEKEVIERQLKEKEVSKSTLEAQSRRFAEIIDVLPLWLEEETIHTELTKTNQAFPADGLKRMDEIEAKEEPLQSEKLSLMRAIEDLQQTIYQMNVNESILSHHAEIDHLREAYSAYHAKRDQHQQYSLKYEALTRQIFDGKMRFFAENIDDKAVLSLNTSITAKEEIREIVSDYQQLQQRKQLLDQQFERAKENLEESENRLTDYAKGMLDAEERKLLEKKVKQHEAMQQQVLDEKRLQEEYRNNEKKINEQSKMNQSKKNQMKIMKAAAAVLLILCSGWLIYEQQWLILPFFLGLTGLVLFFIFQNDKGEDAFLIHLRDKQEELKRQLEQSRVQGHTEIEELGGILWKDEQLRRSHELEQVTFTQNERAYHRTVSGFDEWEEELYQLNRKVKKAYSDFRVRSEFSPLALPDLLQTLIQLQKDVRESSQIETKLSELTAALSAYEKRLRGVCEKCGFEQKTDLNETMRNLSAALQDSIEKKSRQLMYKEKIAVAEDRLVKIEAELSLLSEKRMELFILSNSADAEDFRKKADEANHRKALEQKLKWIQQQLHAKQHLLKDGKLDLLIDYKEEKLLCDNQLRAEMEQESSLHRRLAELKASLLNIESSGLYSELKQKYELEKGAVKQLAHKWAVLAAAKNMLNKTVEFNRSVRLPKVLKGAEHFFSVMTNHQYRKIFLPDAEQTLIVERIDGNRFAANELSQATAEQLYISLRLALARHLSTGQGLPIMIDDGFVNFDFERTKQVLSLLKEFSKQHQIIFFTCQEHLLPLFEEDQILDLKAVELASKQVSIGQRLL, encoded by the coding sequence ATGAAAATCATTGAACTGAATATCTATGGGTATGGACAATTTAATCATATAAATTTCACCCTTCATCCCCATGCCTTTCAAGTTATTTACGGAAAAAATGAAGCAGGAAAATCTACCATTATGTCATTCATACAGAGTATCTTATTTGGATTTCCTGCAAAAATTCAAAATGAAAACAGGTATGAACCAAAACGAGTGAAAACATACGGCGGAGCACTGATTGTCGATACAGAGCAATATGGAAAAGTCAAAATTGAGAGATTGCCTGGAAAAGCAGCAGGTGAAGTTACGCTGTACTTTGAAAATGGAGAAACCGGAAGCGGGGAAATCCTTAATAAAATGCTGTCTCATTTTGATAAATCGATGTATAAGTCTATCTTTTCATTTGATATTCACGGCATTCAGCAGGTCAGTAAAGTAAGTGCTGATGAACTTGGGAAGTTTTTATTGTCATCCGGCTTGCTTGGGACAGATGCTCTCTTACAGACGGAAAGCCATCTCTTGAAAAAACAGGAACTGCTGTATAAGCCTAACGGCAAAAAACCCGAGATCAATGCAGCATTAAGCAGACTTAAGAGCATTCATTCAGAAATGCTGAAAGCAAAAGAACTGATTCAGCCTTATGAAGAACTTATGAAAGAAAAAGAAGTGATTGAACGTCAGCTTAAGGAAAAAGAAGTAAGCAAGTCCACGCTGGAAGCACAATCAAGAAGATTTGCTGAAATAATAGATGTTCTCCCATTGTGGCTTGAAGAAGAGACAATTCATACAGAATTGACAAAGACAAATCAGGCATTTCCTGCAGATGGATTAAAGCGCATGGATGAGATTGAAGCGAAGGAAGAGCCTTTGCAATCTGAAAAGCTGTCCCTTATGCGCGCAATAGAAGATCTTCAACAAACCATTTATCAGATGAATGTCAATGAATCTATCCTTTCGCATCATGCGGAAATCGACCATCTCAGGGAGGCATACTCCGCATATCATGCGAAAAGAGATCAGCATCAGCAGTACAGTCTGAAATACGAGGCACTTACACGGCAAATTTTTGATGGAAAAATGCGGTTTTTTGCAGAAAATATAGATGATAAAGCCGTGCTATCATTAAACACTTCTATAACAGCCAAAGAAGAAATAAGAGAAATCGTTTCGGATTATCAACAGCTGCAGCAAAGAAAGCAGTTGCTCGATCAGCAGTTTGAACGGGCTAAAGAAAATCTGGAGGAGAGCGAAAATAGATTAACAGATTACGCAAAAGGAATGCTTGATGCAGAAGAAAGAAAGCTTCTGGAAAAAAAGGTAAAGCAGCATGAAGCCATGCAGCAGCAAGTATTGGATGAAAAAAGATTACAAGAAGAATATCGGAATAATGAAAAGAAAATCAATGAACAAAGCAAGATGAACCAATCTAAAAAGAATCAAATGAAAATAATGAAAGCAGCTGCGGCTGTTTTACTGATTTTGTGTTCCGGATGGCTCATATATGAGCAGCAATGGCTCATCTTGCCGTTTTTCTTAGGCTTAACCGGACTCGTTTTATTCTTTATTTTTCAAAATGATAAAGGAGAAGATGCGTTTCTCATTCATTTGCGGGACAAACAGGAGGAATTAAAACGGCAGCTTGAACAATCGAGGGTGCAAGGTCATACAGAAATAGAAGAGCTGGGAGGCATCCTATGGAAGGATGAGCAGCTGAGACGATCTCATGAACTTGAGCAAGTGACATTTACACAGAATGAGAGAGCGTATCACCGCACAGTAAGCGGTTTTGATGAGTGGGAAGAGGAACTTTATCAGTTAAATCGAAAAGTCAAAAAAGCGTACAGTGATTTTAGAGTGAGAAGTGAATTCTCTCCGCTTGCCCTGCCAGATCTTCTGCAAACATTGATTCAGCTCCAGAAAGATGTCCGGGAGAGCTCTCAAATTGAAACGAAACTTTCTGAGCTCACAGCTGCCCTTTCGGCTTATGAAAAACGGCTCAGGGGTGTATGTGAAAAATGCGGTTTTGAGCAAAAGACTGATTTGAATGAAACAATGCGGAATTTGTCTGCCGCTCTTCAAGATTCGATTGAAAAGAAGAGCAGGCAGCTTATGTATAAAGAGAAAATAGCTGTTGCCGAGGATCGATTAGTAAAAATCGAAGCAGAGCTCAGTCTTCTATCTGAGAAGAGAATGGAGCTTTTCATCTTATCAAATTCAGCTGATGCAGAAGATTTCCGGAAAAAGGCAGATGAAGCGAATCACAGAAAAGCATTAGAGCAAAAATTAAAATGGATTCAGCAGCAGCTCCATGCTAAACAGCATTTGCTCAAAGATGGAAAGCTGGATCTTCTGATTGATTATAAAGAAGAGAAGCTTTTATGTGATAACCAGCTTAGAGCAGAAATGGAACAGGAAAGCAGCTTGCATAGGCGGCTGGCAGAGCTAAAGGCTTCTCTTCTGAATATAGAGAGTTCAGGACTTTATTCAGAGCTAAAACAGAAGTATGAGCTTGAAAAGGGAGCAGTGAAGCAGCTTGCACACAAATGGGCCGTGCTTGCAGCCGCGAAAAATATGCTGAATAAAACAGTGGAATTTAACCGCTCAGTGAGACTTCCGAAAGTATTGAAAGGGGCAGAGCACTTTTTCTCTGTCATGACGAATCATCAATACAGAAAAATATTTCTGCCTGATGCTGAACAAACATTAATTGTAGAAAGAATAGATGGAAACCGATTTGCTGCAAACGAGCTTTCTCAGGCAACAGCAGAACAATTATATATTTCACTGAGGCTTGCCCTT
- a CDS encoding DNA repair exonuclease, producing the protein MEPIRFIHAADLHIDSPFAGMHQLPETIFERLKESTFAALDNLIHLAISEKVDFILIAGDLYDGEDRSLKAQLKLKKAFEQLEQHGIQVYVIHGNHDHMSGRWLDLSWPHNVHVFSDKEVECKTYWKNGNTPVNLYGYSYPKRAVIENMTPFYKKQGEACFHIGLLHGSISGITEHDVYSPFLISDLLEKQLDYWALGHIHKRMHLHENEPPILYSGNIQGRNRKETGDKGCFLVSMSESTVSYTFKPLHDVIWEELAIEIKGSFQEWIDSLHQQLQQLRGDNVPLVVTIRISGTNELYHLFQEENVLEDLMDQWNEDETGRENFLWISSIINESMPVISKESLQLDSHFLSDLTDIIESFDDFEDTIQPLKQHALYRKHIPAFDNEEQQQIEKEAEYLLFQELLKHRRL; encoded by the coding sequence ATGGAACCTATTCGATTTATTCATGCTGCGGATTTACATATAGACAGCCCGTTTGCCGGAATGCATCAGCTGCCGGAAACCATTTTTGAAAGGCTGAAGGAAAGCACATTTGCCGCTCTGGACAATTTGATTCACCTAGCCATCAGCGAAAAGGTTGATTTCATATTGATAGCCGGGGATTTATACGATGGTGAGGACAGGAGCTTAAAGGCGCAGCTGAAGCTGAAAAAAGCATTTGAACAGCTTGAGCAGCACGGGATTCAGGTATACGTTATACACGGTAATCATGATCATATGAGCGGAAGATGGCTGGATCTTAGCTGGCCGCATAATGTTCATGTTTTTTCAGACAAAGAAGTGGAGTGTAAAACATACTGGAAAAACGGAAATACACCGGTCAATTTATATGGATATAGCTATCCAAAGCGCGCTGTCATTGAAAATATGACACCTTTCTATAAAAAGCAGGGAGAAGCCTGTTTTCATATTGGACTTCTACATGGATCGATTTCGGGCATTACAGAACACGATGTGTATTCTCCTTTTTTGATCAGCGATCTGCTTGAAAAACAGCTTGATTATTGGGCGCTTGGTCATATTCATAAACGGATGCATCTTCATGAGAATGAGCCGCCGATTTTGTATTCAGGCAATATTCAGGGAAGAAACAGAAAAGAAACCGGAGATAAAGGATGCTTTCTGGTTTCCATGTCAGAAAGCACCGTCTCTTACACGTTTAAACCGCTTCATGATGTGATATGGGAAGAACTCGCAATAGAGATTAAAGGAAGTTTTCAGGAGTGGATCGACAGTCTGCATCAGCAGCTGCAGCAGCTAAGAGGCGACAATGTGCCGCTTGTGGTTACGATCCGAATAAGCGGAACAAATGAGCTGTACCATTTGTTTCAGGAAGAGAATGTTCTAGAAGATTTAATGGATCAATGGAATGAAGATGAGACGGGGCGTGAGAACTTTTTATGGATCTCCTCCATCATCAATGAATCAATGCCGGTTATCAGCAAGGAATCGCTTCAGCTTGATTCTCATTTTTTATCGGATTTAACAGACATTATTGAAAGCTTTGATGACTTTGAGGATACCATTCAGCCTCTGAAACAGCATGCATTATACAGGAAACACATTCCGGCATTTGATAACGAAGAACAGCAGCAGATTGAAAAAGAAGCTGAATATCTGCTGTTTCAGGAACTTTTAAAGCATAGAAGACTGTGA
- a CDS encoding ABC transporter permease: MNKFWIIFWHTYSSKLKTKSFLITTGITLLLIFGLTNLQNVIEFFNNGDKEATKVAVIDQTEDKSIYPVFEQNASALDENLQLKRAEKSEEQLKKDVLDDKMEGYLILSLDQNGLPQGSFYARSIVNSSVSETMEQALQQTKIAAGTANLGLKSEQLNQLFAPSELKKTALLENAKSEEELNQARGLVYVLLFIIYFSVILYASMIAMEVAVEKSSRVMEILISSVSPIKQMFAKLLGIGLLSITQFGLIILVGYSSMKGNMENAELMGDGFFSFSEVPVATLVYAIVFFILGYFIFATLAAFLGSLVSRIEDVQQMISPMTYIIVGAFIIAMFGLGNPEAPFITVTSFIPLFSPMIMFLRVGMLSVPAWEIGLSIGILVITIIALAVLGAKVYKGGVLMYGKSSSFKDVKKALQMSKDQ; this comes from the coding sequence ATGAATAAATTTTGGATCATCTTTTGGCATACATATTCAAGCAAATTAAAGACAAAATCATTTTTGATTACAACAGGAATTACGCTGCTGCTGATCTTTGGACTGACAAACCTGCAAAATGTGATTGAGTTTTTTAATAATGGGGACAAAGAAGCGACTAAGGTAGCTGTTATTGATCAAACGGAAGACAAAAGTATATATCCTGTTTTTGAGCAGAATGCTTCAGCACTGGATGAGAACCTGCAGCTGAAACGCGCAGAGAAGTCAGAGGAACAGCTGAAAAAGGATGTCCTTGATGACAAAATGGAAGGATATTTGATTCTGAGTCTTGACCAAAATGGTTTGCCGCAGGGCTCCTTTTATGCAAGGTCCATTGTAAACTCAAGTGTTTCAGAAACAATGGAGCAGGCTCTTCAGCAAACGAAAATAGCTGCAGGTACAGCAAACCTTGGCTTAAAAAGTGAGCAGCTAAATCAGCTGTTTGCCCCTTCAGAGCTTAAGAAAACGGCCCTTTTAGAAAATGCAAAATCTGAAGAAGAACTGAATCAGGCAAGAGGGCTGGTTTACGTTCTGCTGTTCATTATTTATTTTTCAGTGATCTTATATGCAAGTATGATTGCGATGGAGGTAGCGGTAGAAAAATCATCACGGGTGATGGAAATTCTGATCAGTTCTGTTTCTCCCATCAAGCAAATGTTTGCGAAGCTGCTTGGAATCGGTTTATTAAGCATAACACAGTTCGGTCTAATTATCTTGGTTGGATACAGCTCTATGAAAGGGAATATGGAAAATGCCGAATTAATGGGTGACGGATTCTTCAGTTTTTCAGAAGTACCTGTTGCGACATTAGTCTATGCCATTGTTTTCTTTATTCTCGGGTACTTTATTTTTGCAACTCTCGCTGCTTTTTTAGGATCGCTTGTCAGCAGAATTGAAGATGTACAGCAAATGATTTCACCCATGACGTATATAATTGTGGGGGCATTCATTATCGCAATGTTCGGGCTTGGAAATCCTGAAGCGCCTTTCATCACGGTTACCTCCTTTATACCGCTTTTCTCTCCAATGATCATGTTCTTGAGAGTAGGGATGCTGAGTGTTCCTGCATGGGAAATCGGGTTATCAATTGGAATTTTGGTTATTACCATAATCGCTCTTGCGGTATTGGGCGCTAAAGTTTATAAAGGCGGCGTCCTCATGTACGGTAAATCCTCATCATTCAAGGATGTCAAGAAAGCCTTGCAAATGTCAAAGGATCAATAG
- a CDS encoding ABC transporter ATP-binding protein has translation MTLKLDGITKRFGLHTSVDQLSLTIPESEMFGLLGANGAGKTTTFRMILGLLNPSAGQISWDGKPIGYDASDKIGYLPEERGLYPKVKVRDQLIYLGRLKGMNKQAAQKEMNEWLERFKIPEYANKKVEDLSKGNQQKIQFITAVLHRPKLLILDEPFSGLDPVNVELLKEAVLDLKNGGTSIVFSSHRMEHVEELCQHLCIMHKGKPVVHGALKDIKRSFGRKNVIVHADFDLSYLKEFEGVTKYKPFFEGIELQVTGEDVSQEIMASLQGKGFVRKFELAEPSLNDIFIEKVGAEYE, from the coding sequence ATGACATTAAAATTGGATGGAATTACAAAACGATTCGGATTACACACTTCGGTTGATCAGCTTTCATTAACGATTCCAGAGAGTGAAATGTTTGGTTTGCTCGGGGCCAATGGCGCTGGGAAAACGACAACATTCCGGATGATTTTAGGCTTATTAAATCCATCAGCCGGGCAAATTTCATGGGACGGAAAGCCAATCGGATATGATGCGAGTGATAAAATTGGCTATCTCCCGGAGGAAAGAGGGCTTTATCCTAAAGTGAAAGTGCGTGATCAGCTTATTTATTTAGGGCGGTTAAAAGGGATGAATAAGCAGGCGGCGCAAAAAGAAATGAATGAATGGCTTGAACGGTTTAAGATTCCGGAATATGCAAACAAGAAAGTAGAGGACCTCTCAAAAGGAAATCAGCAAAAGATTCAATTCATTACAGCAGTACTGCATCGTCCAAAGCTGCTGATTCTGGATGAGCCGTTCAGCGGTCTGGACCCAGTTAATGTAGAGCTCCTTAAGGAGGCTGTATTGGACTTAAAAAACGGGGGGACATCCATTGTATTTTCCAGTCACAGAATGGAGCATGTAGAGGAGCTGTGTCAGCATTTGTGCATTATGCATAAAGGAAAGCCTGTAGTTCATGGGGCATTAAAGGATATTAAGCGTTCCTTTGGAAGGAAAAACGTGATCGTTCATGCTGATTTTGATTTGTCCTACTTGAAGGAATTTGAAGGTGTGACAAAATATAAGCCGTTTTTTGAAGGAATAGAGCTTCAGGTAACAGGCGAAGATGTCTCGCAGGAAATTATGGCTTCTTTGCAGGGCAAAGGATTTGTCCGGAAATTTGAACTGGCAGAACCATCTCTGAATGATATTTTCATTGAAAAGGTTGGTGCGGAGTATGAATAA
- a CDS encoding YhzD family protein, with amino-acid sequence MGMYYLTAFNKDGEKLMDESFEATSDQEAKKVGEQKLEEKNYLKKTHRCTSASGKLILFER; translated from the coding sequence ATGGGCATGTATTACTTAACGGCATTTAATAAAGACGGGGAAAAATTAATGGATGAAAGCTTTGAAGCCACGAGTGACCAGGAAGCAAAAAAAGTCGGCGAGCAAAAGCTTGAAGAGAAAAATTATCTAAAAAAAACGCACCGCTGTACATCGGCAAGCGGTAAATTGATTTTGTTTGAAAGATAA
- a CDS encoding enoyl-CoA hydratase → METVTYSVHGRYATIEMNRPDVLNAMNEQMLRELLQALKLACESEADIVVLSGSGRGFSAGGDIKTMLNSMDNSGFSGVMDLISEVITTLYTLPKVTVSAIHGPAAGLGFSLALAADYVVAHSSSVLAMNFIGIGLVPDGGGHYFMEKRLGEAKAKQLIWSGDKLSADEAYKLGLVDLVCDVDLKDAVQSLVSEWLQKPVKAMIASKNIYSAVKKLELEQILSLEKETQYNMRQSQDHQEGINAFLEKRKPQFTGK, encoded by the coding sequence ATGGAAACTGTTACATATTCGGTACATGGAAGATATGCGACGATTGAAATGAACAGGCCTGATGTTTTAAATGCCATGAATGAACAAATGCTGAGAGAACTTCTTCAGGCACTGAAACTTGCTTGTGAAAGTGAAGCGGATATTGTGGTTCTGTCTGGAAGCGGACGGGGATTCTCGGCTGGCGGGGATATTAAAACCATGCTGAATTCAATGGATAATTCGGGTTTTTCAGGGGTTATGGATTTAATTTCAGAGGTCATCACGACGCTTTATACACTGCCTAAGGTAACGGTAAGCGCCATTCACGGACCGGCAGCCGGCTTAGGATTCAGCCTGGCTTTAGCGGCAGATTACGTTGTCGCACATTCAAGCTCAGTTCTTGCCATGAATTTTATCGGCATCGGTCTGGTACCTGACGGAGGAGGACACTATTTCATGGAAAAACGCTTAGGCGAAGCGAAGGCCAAGCAATTGATCTGGAGCGGTGATAAGTTAAGCGCGGATGAGGCTTACAAACTTGGACTTGTTGACTTAGTCTGCGATGTTGATTTAAAAGATGCTGTACAATCCCTTGTCAGCGAATGGCTGCAGAAACCTGTAAAAGCGATGATTGCCAGCAAAAATATTTATTCAGCTGTAAAGAAATTAGAATTGGAACAAATCCTTTCTCTTGAAAAAGAAACCCAATATAACATGAGACAATCTCAGGATCATCAAGAAGGCATAAATGCATTTTTAGAAAAAAGAAAACCTCAGTTTACAGGTAAATAA
- a CDS encoding thiolase family protein gives MTREVVIVEAVRTAVGKRKGAFRETHPVHLAAAVLDEVVTRAGLPKEQVEDVVMGCVSPIAEQGFNIGRLAALEAGFPVTVPAVQINRMCGSGQQAIHFACQEIRSGDMDIVIAAGVESMTKVPILSDGNDETIPASLHEKYNFVHQGISAEMIAEKHQITRQELDAFSLRSHQRALEAIKNGIFQSEILPLKGLNKEGDEIVFDLDEGPRADTSLEALSNLKTVFKEDGVVTAGNASQMSDGAAAVLLMEGTKARELGLKPKARIVSQAVVGSDPTYMLEGVIPATQKVLAKSGLTVNDIDLFEINEAFAPVVLAWQKVIGADLEKVNVNGGAIALGHPLGATGAKLMTSLVNELEHRKARYGLLTICIGHGMATATIVERI, from the coding sequence ATGACACGGGAAGTAGTAATTGTTGAGGCGGTAAGAACGGCTGTTGGAAAAAGGAAGGGCGCCTTTAGAGAAACACATCCTGTTCATCTTGCAGCTGCGGTGTTAGATGAGGTTGTGACAAGAGCGGGTCTGCCGAAAGAACAGGTTGAGGATGTGGTCATGGGCTGCGTATCCCCAATTGCAGAACAAGGCTTTAACATTGGGAGGCTCGCCGCTCTTGAAGCCGGATTTCCTGTCACCGTGCCTGCCGTTCAAATTAACCGCATGTGCGGATCAGGCCAGCAGGCTATTCATTTTGCCTGCCAGGAAATCAGGTCGGGTGATATGGACATTGTCATTGCAGCGGGTGTAGAGAGCATGACGAAGGTTCCGATTCTGAGCGATGGCAACGACGAAACGATTCCTGCAAGCTTGCATGAAAAATATAACTTTGTTCATCAGGGCATTTCAGCCGAAATGATTGCAGAAAAACATCAGATTACCCGGCAGGAGCTTGATGCTTTTTCACTCAGGAGCCATCAGAGAGCACTTGAAGCAATTAAAAATGGAATCTTTCAATCTGAAATTCTGCCTCTAAAAGGATTGAATAAAGAGGGCGATGAAATCGTATTTGACCTGGATGAGGGTCCTCGTGCCGACACCTCTCTTGAAGCTCTGTCAAATTTAAAAACGGTGTTTAAAGAAGATGGCGTTGTGACGGCAGGGAATGCCAGCCAAATGAGTGATGGGGCAGCGGCTGTGCTTTTAATGGAGGGAACCAAAGCACGGGAGCTCGGACTAAAACCAAAGGCTAGAATTGTTTCACAAGCCGTTGTAGGCTCTGACCCTACCTATATGCTTGAAGGAGTCATTCCTGCGACTCAGAAGGTACTTGCGAAAAGCGGGCTTACTGTAAACGATATTGATCTTTTCGAAATCAATGAAGCATTTGCTCCTGTTGTCCTTGCCTGGCAGAAAGTGATTGGGGCAGACCTTGAAAAAGTGAATGTTAATGGAGGGGCAATCGCTCTTGGACATCCACTGGGTGCTACTGGGGCAAAGCTTATGACGAGCCTTGTCAATGAGCTTGAACACAGGAAGGCACGCTACGGTCTGCTGACAATATGCATTGGACACGGAATGGCGACAGCCACAATTGTGGAGAGAATTTAA